The genomic stretch CACGCCTGGGCCGCCAGCTGCTGCGAACGGGCCGCGTAGCGGTCCACGTCCTCGCGCGTGAAGCCCTCGATGGTGGCGATGAGGTCCGCGGAGATGCCCTGCGGGACGAAGTAGGTGTCGAAGTTGGTGGCCGGGTCCATGGCCCAGGCGCCGCCGTCCGAGCCCATGGGCACGCGCGACATGCTCTCCACGCCGCCCGCGATGACCAGGTGCTCCCAGCCCGAGCGCACCTGCTGGGCGGCCATGTTCACCGCCGTGAGGCCGGACGCGCAGAAGCGGTTGAGCTGCACGCCGCCCACCGTCTCCGGCAGCCCCGCGGCCAGCACCAGGGTACGAGCGATGTCCGCGCCCTGCTCCCCCACGGGCGACACGACGCCGAGCACCACGTCGTCGATGCGCTTGGGGTCCAGGTTCGGGTGGCGCTTCTTGAGCGCGTCCACCAGGCCGGTGAGCAGCGTGATGGGCTTGGTGCCGTGCAGCGCGCCTTTCCTACCCTTGCCGCGAGGGGTCCGGACGGCGTCGAAGATGAATGCTTCCTGGCTCACGAAGAGCCTCCTTGGGACGGGGATGTGGGTCTACAGGGAACGGGCGACGAGCTCTTTCATGACCTCGTTCGCGCCGGCAAGGATTCGCAGCACACGCGTGTCCGCGAACAGGTGGGCGATGGGGTACTCCTTCATGTACCCGTACCCTCCGAACAACTGCAAGCAACGGTCGGCGACGATGCACGCCTGGTCCGTCACCCAATACTTCGCCATGGCCGCCGTCGTCACATCCAACCCACCCTCCAGGTGCGACACGATGCAGTCGTCGATGAAGGTGCGACACACCCGCCGCAGCGTGGCGACCTCCGCCAGCTCGAAGCGAGTGTTCTGGAGGGCGAAGAGCGGCTTTCCGAACACCTGGCGTTGTTTCGTGTATTCGACCGTCACGTCCATGGCCCGCTCCAGGCTGGCCATCGCGATGAGCGCCGTGCTCAGCCGCTCCTGGGGGAGCTGCTGCATCAACTGGACGAAGCCCCGGCCCTCCTCGCCGCCCAGCAGGTCGCTGGCGGGGACCTTCAGGTCGTCGAAGAACAGCTCCGTCGTGTCCTGTCCCTTGCCGCCCAGCTTCTCCAGGATGCGCCCGCGCTCGAAGCCCGGCGTCGTGTCGGAGACCTCGGCACACAGCAGGGAGATGCCCGCATGGCCCTTCGCGTCCCCCGTGCGCACGGCGATGATGAGGAAGTCACACACGCGGCCGTTGGAGATGAACGTCTTCGAGCCACTCACCCGGTAGAAGTCACCGTCACGTACCGCGCGGGTGGAGATGGCCTGGAGGTCGGAGCCCGTCCCCGGCTCCGTCATGGCGATGGCGCCCACCCACTCGCCGCTGGCGAGCTTGGGCAGCCACTTCTTCTTCTGGGCCTCGGACGCGTAGGCCAGCACGTAGTGCGCGACGATGGTGCAATGCACCGCGAAGCCCATGGACGGGTCGCCCGCGCGGACCTGCTCCTCGATGAGGACGGCCTCGTGGGCGAAGGTGCCGCCGCCTCCGCCGTAGGCCTCCGGGATGGACATGCACAAGAGCCCCAGCTCGCCCGCCCGGCGGTACAGCGCCTTGTCCGGGTACCCCTGCTCCACGTGCTTGGGGACGTTGGGGAGGACTTCCTTCGTGAAGTAGCTGGCCGCGAGCGCGCGGACCTGCTCGAGCTCGGGTGAGCCCCATCGGGTTGTCGCCGTCATGTCCGCCTCCTAGAGCCCGAACGTCTTGCCGATGATGTCGCGCTGGATTTCGCTGGTGCCGCCGTACACAGTGGAAATCACCGTGGCGCGCAGGTGCGACTCCATGTCGTATTCGGTCGCGTAGCCGTAGCCGCCCATCATCTGCACGCCCTCGAGCGCCACGCGCTTGGCCGTCTCCGTCGTCTTCAGCTTCGCCATCGACGCCTCGCGCGGAAGCATCCGCTCCGGGGCCTCGTCCGCCATCGCCGCCACGCGGTAGATGAGCAACTCACAGCAATCCAGCTCCGTGGCCAGGTCCGCGATGCGGTGCTTGAGCGCCTGGAAGGAGCCAATGGCCTTGCCGAACTGCTTGCGCTCCTTCACGTAGGCCACCGCGTCGTCGAACGCGCGCCGGCCCCGGCCCAGCATGGTGGCCGCCAGGATGAGGCGCTCGCTGTTGAGCCCCGACATCACCTGGGGCCACGCCTGGTCCACGCGGCCCACCACGGCGCCCTCCGGCAGGAAGCAGTCGGTGAAGTAGACGTCGTTGACGTCCTTGCCGTTGAGCGTGGGGATGCCGCGAATCTCCACGCCCGCCATGCCCGTGGGGACGCAGAACATGGTGAGGCCCTCGTGCCGGGAGCCCGCCTGCGTGCGCGCCACCAGCAGCACGTGGTCCGCGAGGTGCGCGTTGGAGCACCACGTCTTCTGCCCGTTGATGATGAAGCCCCCGTCGACCCGCTTCGCGCGGCAGGCGATGGCGGCGACGTCGGAGCCCGCGCCCGGTTCCGAGATGGCAATGGCCTCCACGCGGCCCCGGACGATGCCGCCCAGCACCTTCTCGCGCTGAGCCTGCGTCCCGAACTTCGCGTAGGGCCCGGCGGCGACGGCCGTGGTGACGTACCCGCCCACCGGCGCGAGCCCATACGCGGTGCGCTCCGCGAAGAGGCAGACCTCCGACAGTCCTCCGCCCGAGCCGCCATATTCCGGCGAGATTCCCACGCCGAGCCAGCCCAGCTCGGCCATCTGCGCGTAGAGCGCGCGGTGGTGGAATTCAGCGCCGTGCTGGGTCAGCGCATCACGCTGCGCGCGGGTGCCCGTCCTGTCACGACAGAAGGCGTCGATGGCGTCGGCGAACGACGCTTGCTCCGAAGTTCTCGCATGCATGGGGGCTCTGGGGGGAGACGCTGCGGGTGAGACGTCAGGCGCCTTCGTAGAAGGCGGAGATGCGCGCGGCGTACTGCTGGAGAATCACGCGGCGCTTGAGCTTCAGACTGGGCGTCAGCTCGCCCGTCACCGGCGACCAGTTCTCCGCGACCACATCGAAGCGCTTCACCTGCTCCGCGCGGGAGAGCCGGACGTTGATGGAGGCCACCAGTGCCTCCAATTCGGCGCGGATGGCGGGCGCGTAGGTGAGCGCCTCCAGCGAGCTCGCGTCCAGTTTGTGGGCCTTGGCCCAGACAGGCGCGGCGTCCGCGTCCAGGCTGATGAGCGCCGTCACGTAGGGCAGGTTGTCACCAATGGCGATGGCCTGGCCCACCAGCGGGTGCGCGCGCAACATGCCCTCGATTTTGGACGGCGCGATGTTCTTCCCGCTGGAGGTGATGAGCAGCTCTTTCTTGCGGTCGGTGATGGTGAGGTATCCCTCCGCGTCCACCGAGCCGATGTCGCCAGTGGCCAGCCAGCCGTCCGCGTCCACCGCGCTCACAATCTGCCCATCCGCGGACAGGTAGCCCATGAACAACACCGGCCCCCGGACGAAAATCTCTCCGTCCGCGGCCAGCCGCAGCTGCAAGCCGGGAATGGGCCGCCCCACGGAGCCGACGCGGAAGTCCTCGGGCGTGTTGATGGTCGCGCAGCCGGTGGTCTCACTCATGCCCCAGACCTCCAGCACCTTGAAGCCGAAGCCGCCGAGGAACTCCAGCACCTCCACGGGAATGGGCGCGGAGCCGCTGCTCGCCCAGGTGAGCGCATCCAGGCCCAGCGCCGCCCGCAGGGGCTTGAGCACCTGCGCCTCCGCCTCGGCCGCCTTGCGCGTGAGCTCGGGTGGCACTTCCCGTCCCGAGCCCTCCATCCGGAAGACCTCCTGCAGCGCCGCGTGTGCGGCCAGGACGGGCGTCCGCAGCTCAGGCTCCATCGCGTCCAGCTTCGCCTTCAGTCCCGCAGCGAGCTTCTCCCAGACGCGCGGCACGCCGAAGAAGGCGGGAGGCCGGGCCTTCGCCAGCAGCGGCATCACCCCCGCGGGGTCCGAACAGACGTAGACGTGCAGCGCCTTGTAGAGAGAGCGGTACAGCCCCAGCTCGCGCTCGGCGATGTGCGCCAGCGGGAGATAGGCGATGGAGGTGGAGCGCATCGGCGTGGGGACCACCGCGTCCACTGCGATGGCCTCATAGAAGGCATTGCGGTGGCTCAGCACCACGCCCTTCGGGTCACCCGTGGTGCCGGACGTGTACATCATCGCGATGGGGTCCTCAGGCCGGATGCGCTTCCAGCCGTCCTCGAAGACAGAGGCATCTTCCTGGTGCAGCGCGCGTCCCTTGGCCTCCACCTCCGCGAAGGAGATGAAGCGCGCATCCCCGGAGGGAATCGCCGAGGCGTCGACGACGATGACGTGCCTGAGCGCGTCAAGCGACTCGAGCACCGGCTGCCATCGCGCGACCTCGATGGCGCCCTCCAACACGACGATACGGGCCTGGCTCTGCTTCGCCACGTAACCTATCTGCTCGACGCTCAGCGTCTGGTACGCGGTACAGGAGATGGCGCCCAGGTGCACGGCCGCATAGTCGATGAGCCAGTGCTCCGGCCGGCTGGACATCATGATCATCATCCGCTCGCCGCGCCGCAGCCCGAGCGACCCCAGTCCACGGGAGAGCGCGGCGGTCCGCTCGCGGAGCCGGGTCCAGGTGAGCGTCGTGTCGCCCGCGGTGAGCGCGGGCGCGTCCGCGTACTCGTCGGCGTTGCGCTTCAAGAGCAACGGCAGCGTGAGCTTGCTCGCCAGGGAATGGCACTGCGCTTCCAGGTCTGCGAACGACGGACGCATAGGCATCTCCTCGGTTCACTGTTTCACTGGACTGCAATGACAAACCGCGCCGGAGCGCCCTGGGTCAGGGGTCGACGTAGAGGTCGAGCAGGACGTCGGAGCCGCCACCGTAACCACTGAAGTCGGTGACACCCTCGGCGCGCAGGACGTCCTCGTCGATGAAGGCCTGTCCGGTGCAGTCGCGAGGCGAGCGCCGCAGGACGGCCATGGCCGCGTCCGCCATGACTTCAGGCGAGCGGGCCCGCTGCATCGACTCGTCGCCCCCAAGCAGGTTCCGCACCGCCGCGGTGGCGATGAGCGTCCGGGGCCAGAGCGCGTTCGCCGCGATGCCAGCCTCAGCCAGCTCCGCGGCCCAGCCGAGCGTGAGCAACGTCATCCCATACTTCGCCATCGTGTAAGCCGGGTGCAGCCCCAGCCAGCGCGGCGAAAGGTTGACCGGCGGAGACAGCGACAGGATGTGCGGGTGCGGCGAGCGGCGCAGGTGGGGAATCGCCGCGCGCGTGAGGAGGAACGTCCCCCGGAGCTGAATCTGCTGCATCAGGTCGAAGCGTTTGACCGGCAACTCCTCCGTCTTCAGCGGCGCCAGGGCGCTGGCGTTGTTCACGCAGAAGTCGATGCCGCCAAAGCGCGCCACGGCCTCGTCCACGGCGCGCTGCACGTCCGCTTCCTCCCGCACGTCCCCCACCACCGCGAGCGCCTGGCCCCCCGCGTCCTGGATGGCCTGCGCCGCCGTGTGCACTGTCCCGGGCAGCCGGGGGTTGGGCGTGTCTGTCTTTGCCAACAGCACGACGTTGGCACCCAGCCGTCCGGCGGCGATACCAATGGACAGCCCGATGCCACGGCTGCCTCCCGACATCAGCAGCGTGCGCCCCGCCAGTGTCGAGTTGGCGGTCATTGCGCGTCCTTGCCTCGCCTGGCGCCAGCCTTCGCCGCGCCGCGGTCGGGCCCTGGCTGCTGGTGGAGATGGGGGAAGACGTCGCGAACGATGGTAATCAACGCCTCGCTCAGCAGCAGGTGCGCGTCCTCGCGGGACAGCGTTCCCCCGCGAATCCACTCGCGGATGGTGGACTTCACCAGACCGCCGTAGGAACGCATCATCGCGCGGTGCCGCGCGTCGCTGCCGACCTCCACCTTGAGGCCGAGGAACTCGAGCGTCTTCGCGGCGGCCACGTCGTCGGCCTCGGCGATGATGCGCTCGACCTCCGGGTCCGCGATGCTGCCCGCACCGGTGACGGCCACGTACGTCTTGCCGTGGGCGGCCACGGTGTCCAGGTACCACTCGACACTGCGCTCCACCCGCTGCCGCAGGGTTCCGGTCGCACTCACCTTCTCTTCCAACCCGGGCATGAGCAGCATCCTCTTCACGACCTTCAGGTAGAGGTCGCGCTTCTGGCCGAAGTAATGGTTGAGCAGGCCCCGGGCCACGCCGGCTTCCCGGGCGATGTCCGTGGTGGAGACCTCCGCGTAGGGGCGCTCGCCGAACAGCCGCGTGGCACACTCCAGAATCTGCTCGCGGCGTTCGTCCGGCTCCAACCGCTTCCAGCGGGGTGCGTCGGCCGAGCTCATGGCGTCACCTCCCGCCACGGCAGGAACGAGGGCAAATCATGCGCCACGGTCCGGGTGAAGCGAGGCGGCCGTTTCTGCAGGAAGGCCGACACCCCTTCCAGCGCGTCCGCGCTCCGGCTCAGGCTGGCGATGAGCTGGCTGTCCAACTGGAACGCGGGCTCCGGTGAGGGCAGCGCGCTCATTTGGTAGAGCGCCTGACGGATG from Myxococcus xanthus encodes the following:
- a CDS encoding AMP-dependent synthetase/ligase; translation: MRPSFADLEAQCHSLASKLTLPLLLKRNADEYADAPALTAGDTTLTWTRLRERTAALSRGLGSLGLRRGERMMIMMSSRPEHWLIDYAAVHLGAISCTAYQTLSVEQIGYVAKQSQARIVVLEGAIEVARWQPVLESLDALRHVIVVDASAIPSGDARFISFAEVEAKGRALHQEDASVFEDGWKRIRPEDPIAMMYTSGTTGDPKGVVLSHRNAFYEAIAVDAVVPTPMRSTSIAYLPLAHIAERELGLYRSLYKALHVYVCSDPAGVMPLLAKARPPAFFGVPRVWEKLAAGLKAKLDAMEPELRTPVLAAHAALQEVFRMEGSGREVPPELTRKAAEAEAQVLKPLRAALGLDALTWASSGSAPIPVEVLEFLGGFGFKVLEVWGMSETTGCATINTPEDFRVGSVGRPIPGLQLRLAADGEIFVRGPVLFMGYLSADGQIVSAVDADGWLATGDIGSVDAEGYLTITDRKKELLITSSGKNIAPSKIEGMLRAHPLVGQAIAIGDNLPYVTALISLDADAAPVWAKAHKLDASSLEALTYAPAIRAELEALVASINVRLSRAEQVKRFDVVAENWSPVTGELTPSLKLKRRVILQQYAARISAFYEGA
- a CDS encoding SDR family oxidoreductase, whose product is MTANSTLAGRTLLMSGGSRGIGLSIGIAAGRLGANVVLLAKTDTPNPRLPGTVHTAAQAIQDAGGQALAVVGDVREEADVQRAVDEAVARFGGIDFCVNNASALAPLKTEELPVKRFDLMQQIQLRGTFLLTRAAIPHLRRSPHPHILSLSPPVNLSPRWLGLHPAYTMAKYGMTLLTLGWAAELAEAGIAANALWPRTLIATAAVRNLLGGDESMQRARSPEVMADAAMAVLRRSPRDCTGQAFIDEDVLRAEGVTDFSGYGGGSDVLLDLYVDP
- a CDS encoding acyl-CoA dehydrogenase family protein, coding for MTATTRWGSPELEQVRALAASYFTKEVLPNVPKHVEQGYPDKALYRRAGELGLLCMSIPEAYGGGGGTFAHEAVLIEEQVRAGDPSMGFAVHCTIVAHYVLAYASEAQKKKWLPKLASGEWVGAIAMTEPGTGSDLQAISTRAVRDGDFYRVSGSKTFISNGRVCDFLIIAVRTGDAKGHAGISLLCAEVSDTTPGFERGRILEKLGGKGQDTTELFFDDLKVPASDLLGGEEGRGFVQLMQQLPQERLSTALIAMASLERAMDVTVEYTKQRQVFGKPLFALQNTRFELAEVATLRRVCRTFIDDCIVSHLEGGLDVTTAAMAKYWVTDQACIVADRCLQLFGGYGYMKEYPIAHLFADTRVLRILAGANEVMKELVARSL
- a CDS encoding TetR/AcrR family transcriptional regulator; its protein translation is MSSADAPRWKRLEPDERREQILECATRLFGERPYAEVSTTDIAREAGVARGLLNHYFGQKRDLYLKVVKRMLLMPGLEEKVSATGTLRQRVERSVEWYLDTVAAHGKTYVAVTGAGSIADPEVERIIAEADDVAAAKTLEFLGLKVEVGSDARHRAMMRSYGGLVKSTIREWIRGGTLSREDAHLLLSEALITIVRDVFPHLHQQPGPDRGAAKAGARRGKDAQ
- a CDS encoding acyl-CoA dehydrogenase family protein, which codes for MHARTSEQASFADAIDAFCRDRTGTRAQRDALTQHGAEFHHRALYAQMAELGWLGVGISPEYGGSGGGLSEVCLFAERTAYGLAPVGGYVTTAVAAGPYAKFGTQAQREKVLGGIVRGRVEAIAISEPGAGSDVAAIACRAKRVDGGFIINGQKTWCSNAHLADHVLLVARTQAGSRHEGLTMFCVPTGMAGVEIRGIPTLNGKDVNDVYFTDCFLPEGAVVGRVDQAWPQVMSGLNSERLILAATMLGRGRRAFDDAVAYVKERKQFGKAIGSFQALKHRIADLATELDCCELLIYRVAAMADEAPERMLPREASMAKLKTTETAKRVALEGVQMMGGYGYATEYDMESHLRATVISTVYGGTSEIQRDIIGKTFGL